One genomic segment of Oncorhynchus mykiss isolate Arlee chromosome 10, USDA_OmykA_1.1, whole genome shotgun sequence includes these proteins:
- the LOC110511479 gene encoding kelch-like protein 5 isoform X1, producing MSTSGSSSSSLRKDFDVKQILRSRWRWFGHPAVPPPHNPPLGDFFTGRGAGASPGEYQSPSVSVCSTSNGTVNGTGTGNNCIVAVGTSGNGSCSGNSSCNANNSKFTDNYVGSPTDNLPVTAFAAAAAGHSSCPWVTRLSVSHSRPVTDIERPADGSSLLQPAVPEASVPVAEEETGLTGTESNNNHDDTASSSCRTSNSSATLSSCVSMEPCASPDECVYTAHTHADLTFSRMETYLRTKQLCDVTLVAGDRRIPAHRLVLSSVSDYFAAMFTSDVREAKQEEVKMEGVDPDALWVLVQYAYTGRVELREDTIECILSVSCLLQLQSVVQACCNFLIKQLHPSNCLGIRSYADTQSCTHLHHTAHSYTMEKFVEVVKGQEFLLLPLDEMDRLLSSDDMNVPDEETVVTALLSWVRHDVSTRQPHLPSLLAHIRLPLLQAQFLADLECNPLLRDSVESQRLLMEGMKYHLLPHRRPLLQSPRTRPRKATVGAMFAVGGMDATKGATSIEQYCLRRDAWSQVAVLSGRRLQFGVCVLDRRLYVVGGRDGLKTLNTVECYDPDGGSWSVMTPMSTHRHGLGEDREYGLSGVTVLEGPMYAVGGHDGWSYLSTVERWDPQARQWSFIASMATPRSTVGVAVLSGKLYAVGGRDGSSCLRSVECFDPHTNRWSCCAPMAKRRGGVGVATWNGFLYAIGGHDAPASSLASRLSDCVERYDPQADAWTAVAPMSVSRDAVGVCLLGDRLYAVGGYDGTVYLNTVEAYDPQTNEWTQVAPLCLGRAGACVVAVKL from the exons ATGTCAACCAGCGGCTCCAGCTCCTCTTCTCTGCGGAAAGACTTCGATGTGAAGCAGATCCTCCGGAGTCGATGGAGGTGGTTCGGTCACCCGGCGGTTCCCCCGCCCCACAACCCCCCGCTAGGAGACTTCTTTACCGGGAGAGGAGCAGGGGCCAGCCCCGGAGAGTACCAGAGCCCCTCTGTTAGTGTCTGTTCTACCAGTAACGGAACCGTTAACGGCACCGGTACAGGAAATAACTGCATAGTAGCAGTTGGAACTAGCGGTAACGGTAGTTGTAGTGGTAATAGTTCATGCAACGCCAATAACAGCAAGTTTACGGATAATTATGTTGGGAGTCCCACTGATAACCTCCCGGTAACAGCGTTTGCAGCCGCGGCAGCTGGACATTCCTCTTGTCCGTGGGTCACCCGGTTGTCTGTTTCTCACTCTCGGCCGGTAACAGACATAGAGCGCCCCGCGGACGGCTCATCGCTCCTCCAACCGGCGGTACCGGAGGCGTCTGTTCCCGTAGCTGAAGAGGAGACGGGACTGACCGGAACAGAGAGTAATAATAACCACGACGACACTGCCTCCAGCTCCTGCAG gacttcCAACAGCAGCGCAACGCTGTCCTCATGTGTGTCGATGGAACCGTGTGCGTCCCCCGACGAGTGTGTGTACACggctcacacacacgcagaccTGACCTTCAGCAGGATGGAGACCTACCTCCGAACCAAGCAGCTGTGTGACGTCACTCTGGTGGCAGGGGACAGGAGGATACctgctcacag ACTGGTCCTGTCGTCGGTGTCTGACTACTTTGCGGCCATGTTCACCAGTGATGTCCGAGAGGCCAAACAGGAAGAGGTTAAGATGGAGGGGGTGGACCCTGATGCATTGTGGGTGCTGGTACAATACGCttacacag GTCGTGTGGAGTTGAGAGAGGACACTATAGAGTGTATATTGTCAGTATCATGTCTCCTCCAGCTCCAGTCAGTCGTCCAGGCCTGCTGTAACTTCCTCATCAAACAGCTCCACCCGTCTAACTGTCTGGGGATACGCAGCTACGCAGACACACAGAGCTGTACACACCTCCACCACACTGCCCACAGCTACACCATG gaGAAGTTTGTGGAGGTGGTTAAAGGTCAGGAGTTTCTCCTCCTCCCGCTAGACGAGATGGACAGATTGTTGTCCTCCGACGATATGAATGTTCCAGACGAGGAAACCGTGGTTACAGCATTGCTAAGCTGGGTCCGCCATGACGTTTCCACCCGGCAACCACACCTGCCCTCGCTCCTCGCTCACATACGACTGCCTTTACTGCAagcacag tttctAGCAGACCTGGAGTGTAACCCTCTGCTCCGAGACAGTGTGGAGAGTCAGAGGCTTTTAATGGAAG GTATGAAGTACCATCTCCTGCCTCATCGGCGCCCCCTGCtgcagagccccagaaccagacCTCGTAAAGCTACTGTAGGAGCCATGTTCGCTGTTGGGGGTATGGACGCTACCAAAG gagCCACCAGTATAGAGCAGTACTGCCTGCGTCGGGATGCGTGGAGCCAG GTGGCGGTGTTGAGCGGGCGCAGACTCCAGttcggggtgtgtgtgttggatcgACGTCTCTACGTGGTCGGGGGTCGGGACGGACTGAAGACCCTCAACACCGTGGAGTGTTACGACCCAGACGGTGGCAGCTGGAGCGTCATGACGCCCAtgtccacacacagacacggGCTGGGTGAGGACAGAGAATACGGGTTGTCTG gtgtgaCAGTACTTGAGGGTCCAATGTATGCAGTAGGAGGGCATGATGGGTGGAGCTACCTCAGCACTGTAGAGAG gtgggATCCTCAGGCTCGTCAGTGGAGCTTCATCGCCAGCATGGCAACACCTCGATCTACTGTAGGAGTAGCTGTACTCAGCGGAaa gttgtaTGCAGTAGGGGGTCGTGATGGAAGCTCCTGTCTACGCTCCGTTGAGTGTTTTGATCCCCACACCAACAG GTGGAGCTGCTGCGCTCCGATGGCGAAGCGTCGTGGCGGGGTGGGCGTGGCTACCTGGAACGGTTTCCTGTACGCTATTGGAGGACATGACGCTCCCGCCTCCAGCCTGGCATCACGACTCAGCGACTGTGTGGAGAG gtacgaCCCCCAGGCGGATGCGTGGACGGCGGTAGCCCCCATGAGCGTCAGTCGTGACGCTGTCGGTGTGTGTCTCCTTGGAGACCGTCTCTATGCGGTCGGTGGTTACGATGGAACGGTGTACCTGAACACTGTTGAGGCCTACGATCCCCAGACCAACGAGtggacacag
- the LOC110511479 gene encoding kelch-like protein 5 isoform X3 yields the protein MSTSGSSSSSLRKDFDVKQILRSRWRWFGHPAVPPPHNPPLGDFFTGRGAGASPGEYQSPSVSVCSTSNGTVNGTGTGNNCIVAVGTSGNGSCSGNSSCNANNSKFTDNYVGSPTDNLPVTAFAAAAAGHSSCPWVTRLSVSHSRPVTDIERPADGSSLLQPAVPEASVPVAEEETGLTGTESNNNHDDTASSSCRTSNSSATLSSCVSMEPCASPDECVYTAHTHADLTFSRMETYLRTKQLCDVTLVAGDRRIPAHRLVLSSVSDYFAAMFTSDVREAKQEEVKMEGVDPDALWVLVQYAYTGRVELREDTIECILSVSCLLQLQSVVQACCNFLIKQLHPSNCLGIRSYADTQSCTHLHHTAHSYTMEKFVEVVKGQEFLLLPLDEMDRLLSSDDMNVPDEETVVTALLSWVRHDVSTRQPHLPSLLAHIRLPLLQAQFLADLECNPLLRDSVESQRLLMEGMKYHLLPHRRPLLQSPRTRPRKATVGAMFAVGGMDATKGATSIEQYCLRRDAWSQVAVLSGRRLQFGVCVLDRRLYVVGGRDGLKTLNTVECYDPDGGSWSVMTPMSTHRHGLGEDREYGLSGVTVLEGPMYAVGGHDGWSYLSTVERWDPQARQWSFIASMATPRSTVGVAVLSGKWSCCAPMAKRRGGVGVATWNGFLYAIGGHDAPASSLASRLSDCVERYDPQADAWTAVAPMSVSRDAVGVCLLGDRLYAVGGYDGTVYLNTVEAYDPQTNEWTQVAPLCLGRAGACVVAVKL from the exons ATGTCAACCAGCGGCTCCAGCTCCTCTTCTCTGCGGAAAGACTTCGATGTGAAGCAGATCCTCCGGAGTCGATGGAGGTGGTTCGGTCACCCGGCGGTTCCCCCGCCCCACAACCCCCCGCTAGGAGACTTCTTTACCGGGAGAGGAGCAGGGGCCAGCCCCGGAGAGTACCAGAGCCCCTCTGTTAGTGTCTGTTCTACCAGTAACGGAACCGTTAACGGCACCGGTACAGGAAATAACTGCATAGTAGCAGTTGGAACTAGCGGTAACGGTAGTTGTAGTGGTAATAGTTCATGCAACGCCAATAACAGCAAGTTTACGGATAATTATGTTGGGAGTCCCACTGATAACCTCCCGGTAACAGCGTTTGCAGCCGCGGCAGCTGGACATTCCTCTTGTCCGTGGGTCACCCGGTTGTCTGTTTCTCACTCTCGGCCGGTAACAGACATAGAGCGCCCCGCGGACGGCTCATCGCTCCTCCAACCGGCGGTACCGGAGGCGTCTGTTCCCGTAGCTGAAGAGGAGACGGGACTGACCGGAACAGAGAGTAATAATAACCACGACGACACTGCCTCCAGCTCCTGCAG gacttcCAACAGCAGCGCAACGCTGTCCTCATGTGTGTCGATGGAACCGTGTGCGTCCCCCGACGAGTGTGTGTACACggctcacacacacgcagaccTGACCTTCAGCAGGATGGAGACCTACCTCCGAACCAAGCAGCTGTGTGACGTCACTCTGGTGGCAGGGGACAGGAGGATACctgctcacag ACTGGTCCTGTCGTCGGTGTCTGACTACTTTGCGGCCATGTTCACCAGTGATGTCCGAGAGGCCAAACAGGAAGAGGTTAAGATGGAGGGGGTGGACCCTGATGCATTGTGGGTGCTGGTACAATACGCttacacag GTCGTGTGGAGTTGAGAGAGGACACTATAGAGTGTATATTGTCAGTATCATGTCTCCTCCAGCTCCAGTCAGTCGTCCAGGCCTGCTGTAACTTCCTCATCAAACAGCTCCACCCGTCTAACTGTCTGGGGATACGCAGCTACGCAGACACACAGAGCTGTACACACCTCCACCACACTGCCCACAGCTACACCATG gaGAAGTTTGTGGAGGTGGTTAAAGGTCAGGAGTTTCTCCTCCTCCCGCTAGACGAGATGGACAGATTGTTGTCCTCCGACGATATGAATGTTCCAGACGAGGAAACCGTGGTTACAGCATTGCTAAGCTGGGTCCGCCATGACGTTTCCACCCGGCAACCACACCTGCCCTCGCTCCTCGCTCACATACGACTGCCTTTACTGCAagcacag tttctAGCAGACCTGGAGTGTAACCCTCTGCTCCGAGACAGTGTGGAGAGTCAGAGGCTTTTAATGGAAG GTATGAAGTACCATCTCCTGCCTCATCGGCGCCCCCTGCtgcagagccccagaaccagacCTCGTAAAGCTACTGTAGGAGCCATGTTCGCTGTTGGGGGTATGGACGCTACCAAAG gagCCACCAGTATAGAGCAGTACTGCCTGCGTCGGGATGCGTGGAGCCAG GTGGCGGTGTTGAGCGGGCGCAGACTCCAGttcggggtgtgtgtgttggatcgACGTCTCTACGTGGTCGGGGGTCGGGACGGACTGAAGACCCTCAACACCGTGGAGTGTTACGACCCAGACGGTGGCAGCTGGAGCGTCATGACGCCCAtgtccacacacagacacggGCTGGGTGAGGACAGAGAATACGGGTTGTCTG gtgtgaCAGTACTTGAGGGTCCAATGTATGCAGTAGGAGGGCATGATGGGTGGAGCTACCTCAGCACTGTAGAGAG gtgggATCCTCAGGCTCGTCAGTGGAGCTTCATCGCCAGCATGGCAACACCTCGATCTACTGTAGGAGTAGCTGTACTCAGCGGAaa GTGGAGCTGCTGCGCTCCGATGGCGAAGCGTCGTGGCGGGGTGGGCGTGGCTACCTGGAACGGTTTCCTGTACGCTATTGGAGGACATGACGCTCCCGCCTCCAGCCTGGCATCACGACTCAGCGACTGTGTGGAGAG gtacgaCCCCCAGGCGGATGCGTGGACGGCGGTAGCCCCCATGAGCGTCAGTCGTGACGCTGTCGGTGTGTGTCTCCTTGGAGACCGTCTCTATGCGGTCGGTGGTTACGATGGAACGGTGTACCTGAACACTGTTGAGGCCTACGATCCCCAGACCAACGAGtggacacag
- the LOC110511479 gene encoding kelch-like protein 5 isoform X4, translating into MSTSGSSSSSLRKDFDVKQILRSRWRWFGHPAVPPPHNPPLGDFFTGRGAGASPGEYQSPSVSVCSTSNGTVNGTGTGNNCIVAVGTSGNGSCSGNSSCNANNSKFTDNYVGSPTDNLPVTAFAAAAAGHSSCPWVTRLSVSHSRPVTDIERPADGSSLLQPAVPEASVPVAEEETGLTGTESNNNHDDTASSSCRTSNSSATLSSCVSMEPCASPDECVYTAHTHADLTFSRMETYLRTKQLCDVTLVAGDRRIPAHRLVLSSVSDYFAAMFTSDVREAKQEEVKMEGVDPDALWVLVQYAYTGRVELREDTIECILSVSCLLQLQSVVQACCNFLIKQLHPSNCLGIRSYADTQSCTHLHHTAHSYTMFLADLECNPLLRDSVESQRLLMEGMKYHLLPHRRPLLQSPRTRPRKATVGAMFAVGGMDATKGATSIEQYCLRRDAWSQVAVLSGRRLQFGVCVLDRRLYVVGGRDGLKTLNTVECYDPDGGSWSVMTPMSTHRHGLGEDREYGLSGVTVLEGPMYAVGGHDGWSYLSTVERWDPQARQWSFIASMATPRSTVGVAVLSGKLYAVGGRDGSSCLRSVECFDPHTNRWSCCAPMAKRRGGVGVATWNGFLYAIGGHDAPASSLASRLSDCVERYDPQADAWTAVAPMSVSRDAVGVCLLGDRLYAVGGYDGTVYLNTVEAYDPQTNEWTQVAPLCLGRAGACVVAVKL; encoded by the exons ATGTCAACCAGCGGCTCCAGCTCCTCTTCTCTGCGGAAAGACTTCGATGTGAAGCAGATCCTCCGGAGTCGATGGAGGTGGTTCGGTCACCCGGCGGTTCCCCCGCCCCACAACCCCCCGCTAGGAGACTTCTTTACCGGGAGAGGAGCAGGGGCCAGCCCCGGAGAGTACCAGAGCCCCTCTGTTAGTGTCTGTTCTACCAGTAACGGAACCGTTAACGGCACCGGTACAGGAAATAACTGCATAGTAGCAGTTGGAACTAGCGGTAACGGTAGTTGTAGTGGTAATAGTTCATGCAACGCCAATAACAGCAAGTTTACGGATAATTATGTTGGGAGTCCCACTGATAACCTCCCGGTAACAGCGTTTGCAGCCGCGGCAGCTGGACATTCCTCTTGTCCGTGGGTCACCCGGTTGTCTGTTTCTCACTCTCGGCCGGTAACAGACATAGAGCGCCCCGCGGACGGCTCATCGCTCCTCCAACCGGCGGTACCGGAGGCGTCTGTTCCCGTAGCTGAAGAGGAGACGGGACTGACCGGAACAGAGAGTAATAATAACCACGACGACACTGCCTCCAGCTCCTGCAG gacttcCAACAGCAGCGCAACGCTGTCCTCATGTGTGTCGATGGAACCGTGTGCGTCCCCCGACGAGTGTGTGTACACggctcacacacacgcagaccTGACCTTCAGCAGGATGGAGACCTACCTCCGAACCAAGCAGCTGTGTGACGTCACTCTGGTGGCAGGGGACAGGAGGATACctgctcacag ACTGGTCCTGTCGTCGGTGTCTGACTACTTTGCGGCCATGTTCACCAGTGATGTCCGAGAGGCCAAACAGGAAGAGGTTAAGATGGAGGGGGTGGACCCTGATGCATTGTGGGTGCTGGTACAATACGCttacacag GTCGTGTGGAGTTGAGAGAGGACACTATAGAGTGTATATTGTCAGTATCATGTCTCCTCCAGCTCCAGTCAGTCGTCCAGGCCTGCTGTAACTTCCTCATCAAACAGCTCCACCCGTCTAACTGTCTGGGGATACGCAGCTACGCAGACACACAGAGCTGTACACACCTCCACCACACTGCCCACAGCTACACCATG tttctAGCAGACCTGGAGTGTAACCCTCTGCTCCGAGACAGTGTGGAGAGTCAGAGGCTTTTAATGGAAG GTATGAAGTACCATCTCCTGCCTCATCGGCGCCCCCTGCtgcagagccccagaaccagacCTCGTAAAGCTACTGTAGGAGCCATGTTCGCTGTTGGGGGTATGGACGCTACCAAAG gagCCACCAGTATAGAGCAGTACTGCCTGCGTCGGGATGCGTGGAGCCAG GTGGCGGTGTTGAGCGGGCGCAGACTCCAGttcggggtgtgtgtgttggatcgACGTCTCTACGTGGTCGGGGGTCGGGACGGACTGAAGACCCTCAACACCGTGGAGTGTTACGACCCAGACGGTGGCAGCTGGAGCGTCATGACGCCCAtgtccacacacagacacggGCTGGGTGAGGACAGAGAATACGGGTTGTCTG gtgtgaCAGTACTTGAGGGTCCAATGTATGCAGTAGGAGGGCATGATGGGTGGAGCTACCTCAGCACTGTAGAGAG gtgggATCCTCAGGCTCGTCAGTGGAGCTTCATCGCCAGCATGGCAACACCTCGATCTACTGTAGGAGTAGCTGTACTCAGCGGAaa gttgtaTGCAGTAGGGGGTCGTGATGGAAGCTCCTGTCTACGCTCCGTTGAGTGTTTTGATCCCCACACCAACAG GTGGAGCTGCTGCGCTCCGATGGCGAAGCGTCGTGGCGGGGTGGGCGTGGCTACCTGGAACGGTTTCCTGTACGCTATTGGAGGACATGACGCTCCCGCCTCCAGCCTGGCATCACGACTCAGCGACTGTGTGGAGAG gtacgaCCCCCAGGCGGATGCGTGGACGGCGGTAGCCCCCATGAGCGTCAGTCGTGACGCTGTCGGTGTGTGTCTCCTTGGAGACCGTCTCTATGCGGTCGGTGGTTACGATGGAACGGTGTACCTGAACACTGTTGAGGCCTACGATCCCCAGACCAACGAGtggacacag
- the LOC110511479 gene encoding kelch-like protein 5 isoform X2: MSTSGSSSSSLRKDFDVKQILRSRWRWFGHPAVPPPHNPPLGDFFTGRGAGASPGEYQSPSVSVCSTSNGTVNGTGTGNNCIVAVGTSGNGSCSGNSSCNANNSKFTDNYVGSPTDNLPVTAFAAAAAGHSSCPWVTRLSVSHSRPVTDIERPADGSSLLQPAVPEASVPVAEEETGLTGTESNNNHDDTASSSCRTSNSSATLSSCVSMEPCASPDECVYTAHTHADLTFSRMETYLRTKQLCDVTLVAGDRRIPAHRLVLSSVSDYFAAMFTSDVREAKQEEVKMEGVDPDALWVLVQYAYTGRVELREDTIECILSVSCLLQLQSVVQACCNFLIKQLHPSNCLGIRSYADTQSCTHLHHTAHSYTMEKFVEVVKGQEFLLLPLDEMDRLLSSDDMNVPDEETVVTALLSWVRHDVSTRQPHLPSLLAHIRLPLLQAQFLADLECNPLLRDSVESQRLLMEGMKYHLLPHRRPLLQSPRTRPRKATVGAMFAVGGMDATKGATSIEQYCLRRDAWSQVAVLSGRRLQFGVCVLDRRLYVVGGRDGLKTLNTVECYDPDGGSWSVMTPMSTHRHGLGVTVLEGPMYAVGGHDGWSYLSTVERWDPQARQWSFIASMATPRSTVGVAVLSGKLYAVGGRDGSSCLRSVECFDPHTNRWSCCAPMAKRRGGVGVATWNGFLYAIGGHDAPASSLASRLSDCVERYDPQADAWTAVAPMSVSRDAVGVCLLGDRLYAVGGYDGTVYLNTVEAYDPQTNEWTQVAPLCLGRAGACVVAVKL, encoded by the exons ATGTCAACCAGCGGCTCCAGCTCCTCTTCTCTGCGGAAAGACTTCGATGTGAAGCAGATCCTCCGGAGTCGATGGAGGTGGTTCGGTCACCCGGCGGTTCCCCCGCCCCACAACCCCCCGCTAGGAGACTTCTTTACCGGGAGAGGAGCAGGGGCCAGCCCCGGAGAGTACCAGAGCCCCTCTGTTAGTGTCTGTTCTACCAGTAACGGAACCGTTAACGGCACCGGTACAGGAAATAACTGCATAGTAGCAGTTGGAACTAGCGGTAACGGTAGTTGTAGTGGTAATAGTTCATGCAACGCCAATAACAGCAAGTTTACGGATAATTATGTTGGGAGTCCCACTGATAACCTCCCGGTAACAGCGTTTGCAGCCGCGGCAGCTGGACATTCCTCTTGTCCGTGGGTCACCCGGTTGTCTGTTTCTCACTCTCGGCCGGTAACAGACATAGAGCGCCCCGCGGACGGCTCATCGCTCCTCCAACCGGCGGTACCGGAGGCGTCTGTTCCCGTAGCTGAAGAGGAGACGGGACTGACCGGAACAGAGAGTAATAATAACCACGACGACACTGCCTCCAGCTCCTGCAG gacttcCAACAGCAGCGCAACGCTGTCCTCATGTGTGTCGATGGAACCGTGTGCGTCCCCCGACGAGTGTGTGTACACggctcacacacacgcagaccTGACCTTCAGCAGGATGGAGACCTACCTCCGAACCAAGCAGCTGTGTGACGTCACTCTGGTGGCAGGGGACAGGAGGATACctgctcacag ACTGGTCCTGTCGTCGGTGTCTGACTACTTTGCGGCCATGTTCACCAGTGATGTCCGAGAGGCCAAACAGGAAGAGGTTAAGATGGAGGGGGTGGACCCTGATGCATTGTGGGTGCTGGTACAATACGCttacacag GTCGTGTGGAGTTGAGAGAGGACACTATAGAGTGTATATTGTCAGTATCATGTCTCCTCCAGCTCCAGTCAGTCGTCCAGGCCTGCTGTAACTTCCTCATCAAACAGCTCCACCCGTCTAACTGTCTGGGGATACGCAGCTACGCAGACACACAGAGCTGTACACACCTCCACCACACTGCCCACAGCTACACCATG gaGAAGTTTGTGGAGGTGGTTAAAGGTCAGGAGTTTCTCCTCCTCCCGCTAGACGAGATGGACAGATTGTTGTCCTCCGACGATATGAATGTTCCAGACGAGGAAACCGTGGTTACAGCATTGCTAAGCTGGGTCCGCCATGACGTTTCCACCCGGCAACCACACCTGCCCTCGCTCCTCGCTCACATACGACTGCCTTTACTGCAagcacag tttctAGCAGACCTGGAGTGTAACCCTCTGCTCCGAGACAGTGTGGAGAGTCAGAGGCTTTTAATGGAAG GTATGAAGTACCATCTCCTGCCTCATCGGCGCCCCCTGCtgcagagccccagaaccagacCTCGTAAAGCTACTGTAGGAGCCATGTTCGCTGTTGGGGGTATGGACGCTACCAAAG gagCCACCAGTATAGAGCAGTACTGCCTGCGTCGGGATGCGTGGAGCCAG GTGGCGGTGTTGAGCGGGCGCAGACTCCAGttcggggtgtgtgtgttggatcgACGTCTCTACGTGGTCGGGGGTCGGGACGGACTGAAGACCCTCAACACCGTGGAGTGTTACGACCCAGACGGTGGCAGCTGGAGCGTCATGACGCCCAtgtccacacacagacacggGCTGG gtgtgaCAGTACTTGAGGGTCCAATGTATGCAGTAGGAGGGCATGATGGGTGGAGCTACCTCAGCACTGTAGAGAG gtgggATCCTCAGGCTCGTCAGTGGAGCTTCATCGCCAGCATGGCAACACCTCGATCTACTGTAGGAGTAGCTGTACTCAGCGGAaa gttgtaTGCAGTAGGGGGTCGTGATGGAAGCTCCTGTCTACGCTCCGTTGAGTGTTTTGATCCCCACACCAACAG GTGGAGCTGCTGCGCTCCGATGGCGAAGCGTCGTGGCGGGGTGGGCGTGGCTACCTGGAACGGTTTCCTGTACGCTATTGGAGGACATGACGCTCCCGCCTCCAGCCTGGCATCACGACTCAGCGACTGTGTGGAGAG gtacgaCCCCCAGGCGGATGCGTGGACGGCGGTAGCCCCCATGAGCGTCAGTCGTGACGCTGTCGGTGTGTGTCTCCTTGGAGACCGTCTCTATGCGGTCGGTGGTTACGATGGAACGGTGTACCTGAACACTGTTGAGGCCTACGATCCCCAGACCAACGAGtggacacag